Proteins encoded together in one Stutzerimonas stutzeri window:
- a CDS encoding Na+/H+ antiporter subunit E, with the protein MKARWLPNPALTLLLTLIWLLLNNTLSFAHLLLGLFLGWAIPLLVRGFLIEVPRVRKPFKLCLFMLKVFYDIVVANVHVAKLVLGPKSRLKPAFIVVPMAIENEFVLATLTSIVSLTPGTVSAGLSADHKLLILHALDAPDADEVAADVKRNYEAPLLEIFECSRT; encoded by the coding sequence ATGAAGGCCCGCTGGTTACCCAATCCCGCCTTGACGCTGCTGCTCACGCTGATCTGGTTGCTGCTGAACAATACGCTGAGCTTCGCCCATCTGCTGCTGGGGCTGTTCCTCGGCTGGGCCATCCCGCTGCTGGTGCGGGGCTTCCTGATCGAGGTGCCGCGGGTACGCAAGCCGTTCAAGCTGTGCCTGTTCATGCTCAAGGTGTTCTACGACATCGTGGTCGCCAACGTGCACGTGGCCAAGCTGGTGCTCGGGCCGAAAAGCCGCCTGAAACCGGCGTTCATCGTGGTTCCGATGGCGATCGAGAACGAGTTCGTCCTCGCCACGCTGACCAGCATCGTTTCGCTGACCCCCGGGACCGTGTCCGCCGGGCTCAGCGCGGACCACAAGCTGCTGATCCTGCATGCGCTGGATGCGCCGGATGCCGACGAGGTCGCGGCCGATGTGAAGCGCAACTACGAAGCGCCGCTACTGGAGATTTTCGAATGCTCGCGTACGTGA
- a CDS encoding K+/H+ antiporter subunit F: MLAYVIPFCLALLGLAAVLNVVRLVKGPDMPDRVLALDTLYINALALIVLFGIWLASDLFFEAALLIAVMGFVSTVAVGKHLLHGDIID, from the coding sequence ATGCTCGCGTACGTGATCCCTTTCTGCCTGGCGCTGCTGGGCCTGGCCGCGGTGCTCAACGTCGTGCGCCTGGTCAAGGGCCCGGACATGCCCGATCGGGTGCTGGCGCTGGATACGCTGTACATCAATGCCCTGGCGCTGATCGTGCTGTTCGGCATCTGGCTGGCATCGGACCTGTTCTTCGAGGCGGCGCTGCTGATCGCGGTGATGGGCTTCGTCAGTACCGTCGCGGTGGGCAAGCACCTGCTGCACGGCGACATCATCGACTGA
- a CDS encoding Na+/H+ antiporter subunit G, giving the protein MPFWIEALVSVFLIIGSLFALIGAIGLYRLPDFYTRLHGPTKATTLGVGGIVIASMLFFSHHNDGLSLHELLITLFLFITAPVSAHMLAKAAMQQKLPAVEQTRGKPWD; this is encoded by the coding sequence ATGCCATTCTGGATTGAAGCGCTGGTCAGCGTGTTCCTCATCATCGGCAGCCTGTTCGCGCTGATCGGAGCCATCGGGCTGTACCGTCTGCCGGATTTCTACACGCGTCTGCACGGGCCGACCAAGGCGACCACGCTTGGTGTGGGCGGCATCGTCATCGCCTCGATGCTGTTCTTCAGTCATCACAATGACGGACTGAGTCTGCATGAGCTGCTGATCACCCTGTTCCTGTTCATCACGGCTCCGGTCAGTGCGCACATGCTGGCCAAGGCGGCCATGCAGCAGAAACTGCCCGCAGTGGAGCAGACCCGCGGCAAACCCTGGGATTGA
- a CDS encoding [protein-PII] uridylyltransferase, translated as MPQVDPELFDRSQFQAELALKASPIAAYKKAIRQARQVLDERFRAGRDIRRLIEDRAWFVDQILRSAWSRFDWDKGADIALVAVGGYGRGELHPYSDIDLLILLDENDQEIFREPIEGFLTLLWDIGLEVGQAVRSVAECADEARADLTVITNLMESRTIAGPERLRQAMLQVTSTQQMWPSKEFFLAKRNEQRARHAKYNNTEYNLEPNVKGSPGGLRDIQTILWIARREFGTLNLQAMVDQGFITEGEHSLLTAAQEFLWKVRYGLHMLAGRAEDRLLFDHQRSLAALLGYEDSDAKLAIERFMQKYYRVVMSIAELSDLVGQHFAEVILWEGESGPIVPLNSRFQVRDGYLEVSNPAIFKRTPFAILETFVLLAQHPDIQGVRSDTIRLLRDHRYLIDDTFRQDLRNTSLFIELFKCKEGIHRNLRRMNRYGILGRYLPEFGHIVGQMQHDLFHIYTVDAHTLNVIKYLRKLTKPGVAEKYPLASKLVEKLPKPELIYIAGLYHDIAKGRGGDHSELGAVDAEQFCRRHKLPAWDTRLVVWLVENHLVMSTTAQRKDLSDPQVINDFAQRVGDETHLDYLYVLTVADINATNPTLWNSWRASLLRQLYTETKRALKRGLENPLGREEQIRQTQRAALDDLVRHGTDPDDAEQLWAQLGDDYFLRHTATDVAWHTDAIIEHPANGGPLVLIKETTQREFEGGTQIFIYAPDQHDFFAVTVAAMDQLNLNIHDARILTSSSQFTLDTYIVLEADGSPIGNNPERIEEIRSGLIAALRNPDDYLTIIQRRVPRQLKHFAFPPQVTIHNDTQRPQTILEIIAPDRPGLLARVGQLFLDFDLSVQNAKIATLGERVEDVFFVTDADNQPLSDPQLCLRLQQAIIKELQQENEQQPSPSSIVI; from the coding sequence ATGCCCCAGGTTGATCCGGAGCTGTTTGACCGCAGCCAGTTCCAGGCGGAGCTCGCACTCAAGGCCAGCCCCATCGCTGCGTACAAGAAGGCCATTCGCCAGGCACGCCAGGTGCTGGACGAACGCTTCAGGGCGGGGCGGGACATTCGCCGCCTGATCGAGGATCGCGCCTGGTTCGTCGATCAGATCCTGCGCTCGGCCTGGAGCCGCTTCGATTGGGACAAGGGCGCCGACATCGCCCTGGTCGCCGTGGGCGGCTACGGGCGCGGCGAACTGCATCCCTATTCCGATATCGACCTGCTGATCCTGCTGGACGAGAACGATCAGGAAATCTTCCGCGAGCCGATCGAGGGCTTCCTCACCCTCCTCTGGGACATCGGCCTGGAGGTCGGCCAGGCTGTACGTTCGGTAGCCGAGTGTGCCGATGAGGCGCGCGCCGACCTCACCGTCATCACCAACCTCATGGAAAGCCGCACGATCGCCGGTCCGGAGCGCCTGCGCCAGGCCATGCTGCAGGTCACCAGTACCCAGCAGATGTGGCCGAGCAAGGAGTTCTTCCTTGCCAAGCGCAACGAGCAGCGCGCTCGCCATGCCAAGTACAACAACACCGAGTACAACCTGGAGCCCAACGTCAAGGGTTCCCCCGGCGGTCTGCGCGACATCCAGACCATCCTCTGGATCGCGCGTCGCGAGTTCGGCACCCTCAACCTGCAGGCCATGGTCGACCAGGGGTTCATTACCGAAGGCGAACATAGCCTGCTGACCGCCGCCCAGGAGTTTCTCTGGAAGGTGCGCTATGGCCTGCACATGCTCGCCGGACGGGCCGAGGACCGCCTGCTGTTCGACCACCAGCGCAGCCTTGCCGCCCTGCTCGGTTACGAAGACAGCGATGCCAAGCTGGCCATCGAGCGCTTCATGCAGAAGTACTACCGGGTGGTGATGAGCATTGCCGAGCTCAGCGATCTGGTCGGCCAGCACTTTGCCGAAGTGATCCTCTGGGAAGGCGAATCAGGCCCGATCGTTCCGCTCAACAGCCGCTTCCAGGTACGCGACGGGTATCTGGAAGTCAGCAACCCGGCGATCTTCAAGCGCACACCGTTCGCCATCCTGGAAACCTTCGTGCTGCTCGCCCAGCATCCGGATATCCAGGGCGTACGCTCCGACACCATCCGCCTGCTGCGCGACCATCGATACCTGATCGACGACACTTTTCGCCAGGACCTGCGCAACACCAGCCTGTTCATCGAGCTGTTCAAGTGCAAGGAAGGCATCCACCGCAACCTTCGCCGTATGAACCGCTACGGCATCCTCGGCCGCTACCTGCCCGAATTCGGCCACATCGTCGGGCAGATGCAACACGACCTGTTCCACATCTATACCGTCGATGCGCACACGCTCAACGTCATCAAGTACCTGCGTAAGCTGACCAAGCCAGGCGTGGCCGAGAAGTATCCGCTGGCCAGCAAACTCGTCGAGAAGCTGCCCAAGCCCGAGCTGATCTACATCGCCGGCCTCTACCACGACATCGCCAAGGGTCGCGGCGGCGACCATTCGGAGCTGGGCGCGGTCGACGCCGAGCAGTTCTGCCGTCGCCACAAGCTGCCGGCGTGGGATACCCGGCTGGTGGTCTGGCTGGTGGAGAACCATCTGGTCATGTCCACCACCGCCCAGCGCAAGGATCTATCCGATCCACAGGTCATCAACGACTTCGCCCAGCGCGTCGGCGACGAGACCCATTTGGATTACCTGTACGTGCTGACCGTGGCGGATATCAACGCCACCAACCCCACGCTATGGAACTCTTGGCGCGCCAGCCTGCTGCGCCAGCTCTATACGGAAACCAAGCGCGCGCTCAAGCGCGGGCTGGAGAATCCTCTGGGCCGTGAGGAGCAGATTCGCCAGACCCAGCGCGCCGCCCTCGACGATCTGGTGCGCCATGGCACCGACCCGGATGATGCCGAGCAGCTCTGGGCGCAGCTGGGTGACGACTATTTCCTGCGCCACACCGCCACCGATGTCGCCTGGCACACCGATGCGATCATCGAGCACCCGGCCAATGGCGGCCCGCTGGTCCTGATCAAGGAAACCACGCAGCGCGAGTTCGAAGGCGGCACGCAGATCTTCATCTATGCGCCGGACCAGCACGATTTCTTTGCGGTAACCGTGGCGGCGATGGATCAGCTCAACCTGAACATCCATGACGCCCGCATCCTCACCTCGAGCAGCCAGTTCACCCTGGACACCTACATCGTGCTGGAAGCCGACGGCAGCCCCATCGGCAACAACCCCGAGCGCATCGAGGAAATCCGCAGCGGACTGATCGCCGCGCTGCGCAATCCGGACGACTACCTGACCATCATCCAGCGCCGTGTACCGCGCCAGCTCAAGCACTTCGCCTTCCCACCGCAGGTCACCATTCACAACGACACGCAGCGCCCGCAGACCATTCTCGAGATCATCGCGCCCGACCGTCCCGGCCTGCTGGCGCGGGTCGGGCAGCTGTTCCTGGATTTCGACCTGTCGGTGCAGAACGCGAAGATCGCCACGCTTGGCGAACGGGTGGAAGACGTGTTCTTCGTGACCGACGCCGACAACCAGCCGCTTTCGGACCCGCAACTCTGCCTGCGCCTGCAACAGGCGATCATCAAGGAGCTGCAGCAGGAAAACGAGCAGCAGCCTTCGCCGAGCAGCATCGTCATCTGA
- the map gene encoding type I methionyl aminopeptidase, whose translation MTVTIKTPEDIEKMRVAGRLAAEVLEMIGEHVKPGVTTEELDRLCHDYIVNVQQATPAPLNYKGFPKSICTSINHVVCHGIPNDKPLKDGDILNIDITVIKDGYHGDTSKMFMVGKVPEWAERLCQVTQECLYKGIELVRPGVRLGDIGEVIQKHAEKNGFSVVREYCGHGIGKVFHEEPQVLHYGRAGTGMELKEGMTFTIEPMINQGRPETRLLGDGWTAITKDRKLSAQWEHTILVTADGYEIFTLRSDDTIARTSA comes from the coding sequence ATGACAGTCACCATCAAGACGCCCGAAGATATCGAGAAGATGCGCGTAGCCGGGCGTCTCGCCGCCGAGGTTCTGGAAATGATCGGCGAACACGTCAAGCCGGGCGTGACCACCGAGGAGCTCGACCGCCTGTGCCACGACTACATCGTCAACGTTCAACAGGCGACTCCGGCACCGCTGAACTACAAGGGCTTCCCCAAGTCGATCTGCACCTCGATCAACCATGTGGTCTGCCACGGTATTCCCAACGACAAGCCGCTCAAAGACGGCGACATTCTCAATATCGACATCACCGTGATCAAGGACGGCTACCACGGCGACACCAGCAAGATGTTCATGGTCGGCAAGGTGCCCGAGTGGGCCGAGCGCCTCTGCCAGGTGACGCAGGAATGCCTATATAAAGGCATCGAACTGGTCCGTCCGGGCGTCCGTCTCGGGGACATCGGAGAAGTCATCCAGAAGCATGCGGAGAAGAACGGCTTCTCTGTGGTGCGCGAGTACTGCGGCCACGGGATCGGCAAGGTGTTCCATGAGGAGCCGCAGGTACTGCACTACGGCCGTGCCGGCACCGGCATGGAGCTCAAGGAAGGCATGACCTTTACCATCGAACCGATGATCAACCAGGGCCGCCCGGAAACACGCCTGCTTGGCGACGGCTGGACCGCGATCACCAAGGACCGCAAGCTCTCGGCGCAATGGGAGCACACCATCCTGGTCACCGCCGATGGTTACGAGATCTTCACGCTGCGCAGCGACGACACCATCGCCCGCACTTCAGCCTGA
- the rpsB gene encoding 30S ribosomal protein S2 yields the protein MSQVTMRDMLKAGVHFGHQTRYWNPKMDKYIFGARNKIHIINLEKTLPMFNDALRFVEKLAAGKNKILFVGTKRSAGKIVREEAARCGSPYVDHRWLGGMLTNYKTIRASIKRLRELEAQSQDGTFEKLTKKEALMRTRDLEKLERSLGGIKDMGGLPDAMFVIDVDHERIAISEANKLGIPVIGVVDTNSSPEGVDYIIPGNDDAIRAVQLYLGSMADAVLRGRQNGAGGADEFVEEVASEAAQG from the coding sequence ATGTCTCAAGTCACCATGCGCGATATGCTGAAGGCCGGTGTGCACTTCGGCCACCAGACCCGTTACTGGAACCCGAAAATGGACAAGTACATTTTCGGCGCGCGCAACAAGATCCACATCATCAACCTGGAAAAGACCCTGCCGATGTTCAACGACGCCCTGCGTTTCGTTGAGAAGCTGGCTGCAGGCAAGAACAAGATTCTGTTCGTCGGTACCAAGCGTTCCGCTGGCAAGATCGTTCGCGAAGAAGCTGCTCGTTGCGGCTCGCCGTATGTCGATCATCGCTGGTTGGGCGGCATGCTGACCAACTACAAGACCATCCGCGCTTCCATCAAGCGTCTGCGTGAGCTGGAAGCCCAGTCTCAGGATGGTACTTTCGAGAAGCTGACCAAGAAAGAAGCCCTGATGCGTACCCGTGACCTCGAGAAGCTCGAGCGCAGCCTGGGCGGCATCAAGGACATGGGCGGCCTGCCGGACGCCATGTTCGTCATCGACGTCGATCACGAGCGCATCGCCATTTCCGAAGCCAACAAGCTGGGCATTCCGGTAATCGGCGTGGTCGATACCAACAGCAGCCCGGAAGGCGTCGACTACATCATCCCTGGTAATGATGACGCCATCCGTGCCGTGCAACTCTACCTCGGCTCCATGGCTGATGCCGTTCTGCGCGGTCGTCAGAACGGTGCCGGTGGTGCTGACGAGTTCGTCGAAGAAGTAGCTTCCGAGGCGGCTCAGGGCTGA
- the tsf gene encoding translation elongation factor Ts: MAEITAALVKELRERTGQGMMECKKALVAAGGDIEKAIDDMRASGAIKAAKKSGNIAAEGSIAVRVEGGRGLIIEVNSQTDFLALQDDFKAFVKESLDEAFEQKLTEVAPLIASRESAREALVAKCGENVNIRRLSAVEGEVVGAYLHGHRIGVLVTLKGGDAELAKDIAMHVAASNPAVLSPADVSEELIAKEKEIFLQLNADKIAGKPENIVENMIKGRINKFLAEASLVEQPFVKDPEVKVGDLAKKAGAEIVSFVRYEVGEGIEKAEVDFAAEVAAQVAATKK, from the coding sequence ATGGCAGAAATCACTGCAGCCTTGGTCAAAGAACTGCGCGAGCGTACCGGCCAGGGCATGATGGAGTGCAAGAAGGCTCTGGTTGCCGCTGGTGGCGACATCGAGAAAGCCATCGACGACATGCGCGCTTCCGGTGCCATCAAGGCCGCCAAGAAGTCGGGCAACATCGCCGCCGAAGGTTCGATCGCCGTTCGCGTCGAAGGTGGCCGTGGTCTGATCATCGAAGTCAACTCGCAGACCGACTTCCTGGCTCTGCAGGACGACTTCAAGGCATTCGTCAAGGAGAGCCTGGACGAGGCCTTCGAGCAGAAACTGACCGAAGTGGCTCCGCTGATCGCTTCCCGCGAATCCGCCCGTGAGGCCCTGGTTGCCAAGTGCGGCGAGAACGTCAACATCCGTCGCCTGAGCGCGGTTGAAGGCGAAGTGGTGGGTGCCTACCTGCACGGCCATCGCATCGGTGTACTGGTCACCCTGAAAGGCGGCGACGCCGAGCTGGCCAAGGACATCGCCATGCACGTGGCTGCCAGCAACCCGGCCGTCCTGAGTCCGGCGGATGTGTCCGAAGAGCTGATCGCCAAGGAAAAGGAAATCTTCCTGCAGCTCAATGCCGACAAGATCGCCGGCAAGCCGGAAAACATCGTCGAGAACATGATCAAGGGTCGTATCAACAAGTTCCTGGCCGAAGCCAGCCTGGTTGAGCAGCCTTTCGTCAAGGATCCGGAAGTCAAGGTCGGTGATCTGGCCAAGAAGGCTGGCGCTGAAATCGTTTCCTTCGTTCGCTACGAAGTGGGCGAGGGCATCGAAAAGGCCGAAGTCGACTTCGCTGCCGAAGTGGCTGCTCAGGTCGCTGCGACCAAGAAATAA
- the pyrH gene encoding UMP kinase, giving the protein MAQQMSARNPRYKRILLKLSGEALMGSEDFGIDPKVLDRMALEVGQLVGIGVEVGLVIGGGNLFRGAALSAAGMDRVTGDHMGMLATVMNALAMRDALERSNIPALVMSAISMVGVTDHYDRRKAMRHLKSGEVVIFSAGTGNPFFTTDSAACLRAIEIQADVVLKATKVDGVYTADPFKDPNAEKFAELTYDEVLDRKLGVMDLTAICLCRDHSMPLRVFNMNKPGALLNIVLGGAEGTLIEESNE; this is encoded by the coding sequence ATGGCTCAGCAGATGAGTGCACGCAATCCTCGCTATAAACGCATTCTGCTCAAATTAAGCGGCGAGGCCCTGATGGGGTCCGAGGACTTCGGCATCGATCCCAAGGTGCTCGACCGCATGGCCCTGGAAGTCGGCCAGCTGGTTGGCATCGGCGTCGAAGTCGGTCTGGTTATCGGTGGCGGCAACCTGTTTCGCGGCGCGGCGCTCTCGGCGGCCGGCATGGATCGTGTGACCGGCGACCATATGGGTATGCTGGCCACGGTTATGAATGCATTGGCCATGCGTGACGCCCTGGAGCGCTCGAATATTCCCGCGCTGGTGATGTCCGCCATTTCCATGGTCGGTGTCACCGACCACTACGATCGTCGCAAGGCCATGCGTCATCTCAAGAGTGGCGAAGTGGTGATCTTCTCTGCTGGAACCGGCAATCCATTCTTCACCACTGATTCGGCGGCCTGCCTGCGCGCGATCGAAATCCAGGCGGATGTCGTGCTCAAGGCCACCAAGGTCGACGGCGTCTATACGGCTGATCCCTTCAAGGATCCGAACGCCGAGAAGTTTGCCGAGCTCACGTACGATGAAGTGCTCGATCGCAAGCTCGGGGTGATGGATCTGACTGCCATCTGCCTGTGCCGCGATCACAGCATGCCGCTGCGAGTCTTCAATATGAACAAGCCCGGCGCCCTGCTCAACATCGTATTGGGCGGTGCCGAAGGAACCCTGATCGAGGAATCGAACGAATGA
- the frr gene encoding ribosome recycling factor encodes MINEIKQDAQERMKKTLEALDHAFAKIRTGRAHPSILDSVMVSYYGADTPLRQVANVVAEDSRTLALTVFDKSMIQAVEKAIMTSDLGLNPATAGTTIRVPMPALTEETRKGYTKQARAEAENARVAVRNIRRDAIAQLKDLVKEKEISEDEERRGQDDVQKLTDKYVAEIDKALEGKEADLMAV; translated from the coding sequence ATGATCAACGAGATCAAGCAAGACGCGCAGGAGCGCATGAAGAAAACCCTGGAAGCGCTGGACCATGCGTTCGCCAAGATCCGTACCGGTCGCGCCCACCCCAGCATCCTCGACAGCGTGATGGTCTCCTACTACGGCGCCGACACGCCGTTGCGCCAGGTTGCCAATGTGGTGGCAGAGGACTCCCGTACCCTGGCCCTGACCGTGTTCGACAAGAGCATGATCCAGGCGGTGGAGAAGGCCATCATGACCTCCGATCTGGGGCTCAATCCTGCTACTGCTGGCACCACCATCCGCGTACCAATGCCGGCGCTGACCGAGGAGACCCGCAAGGGCTATACCAAGCAGGCGCGCGCCGAAGCCGAGAATGCCCGCGTTGCGGTGCGCAACATCCGGCGTGACGCGATCGCTCAGCTCAAGGACCTGGTCAAGGAAAAGGAAATCAGCGAAGACGAGGAGCGTCGCGGTCAGGACGATGTCCAGAAGCTGACGGACAAGTACGTTGCCGAAATCGACAAGGCTCTCGAAGGAAAAGAAGCCGATCTGATGGCCGTATAA
- the uppS gene encoding polyprenyl diphosphate synthase, whose product MEKVRRIPGRNVPRHVAIIMDGNNRWAKRRLLPGVAGHKAGVDAVRAVIEVCADSGVEVLTLFAFSSENWQRPADEVGALMELFLSALRREARKLDENGIRLRIIGDRSRFHPELQAAMSEVEEMTAANHRFVLQVAANYGGQWDILQAAQHLATEAQAGRLNPAEITPALFQSYLATGDMPLPDLCIRTGGERRISNFLLWQLAYAELYFSDLYWPDFKHVAMRKALADFATRQRRFGKTGEQVESEVKAEC is encoded by the coding sequence ATGGAAAAGGTCAGGCGGATCCCTGGGCGGAACGTACCCCGCCACGTGGCGATCATCATGGATGGCAATAATCGTTGGGCGAAGCGACGTTTGCTGCCTGGCGTGGCTGGGCACAAGGCCGGAGTCGATGCGGTTCGCGCCGTGATCGAGGTCTGTGCCGATTCCGGTGTGGAGGTGCTGACCCTCTTCGCCTTTTCCAGCGAGAACTGGCAGCGTCCGGCCGATGAGGTCGGTGCGCTGATGGAGCTGTTCCTTTCCGCGCTGCGGCGCGAGGCGCGCAAGCTCGACGAGAACGGCATCCGCTTGCGCATCATCGGCGATCGCTCGCGTTTCCATCCCGAGCTGCAGGCGGCGATGTCGGAAGTCGAAGAAATGACCGCGGCCAACCATCGCTTCGTGCTCCAGGTTGCCGCCAATTATGGTGGTCAGTGGGACATCCTTCAGGCTGCTCAGCATCTGGCCACTGAAGCTCAGGCCGGGCGGCTCAATCCAGCCGAGATCACGCCGGCATTGTTCCAGAGCTACCTTGCTACGGGCGACATGCCGCTGCCGGATCTGTGTATCCGTACTGGTGGCGAGCGACGCATCAGCAATTTCCTGCTCTGGCAGCTCGCTTATGCCGAGCTGTACTTCTCCGACCTGTACTGGCCGGATTTCAAGCACGTGGCCATGCGCAAGGCGCTTGCCGATTTCGCGACGCGGCAGCGGCGATTCGGCAAGACGGGTGAGCAGGTCGAAAGCGAGGTCAAGGCCGAATGCTGA
- a CDS encoding phosphatidate cytidylyltransferase — MLKQRIITAAILLPIAIIGFFLLEGLAFAVFIGLVVALGAWEWARMAGFTSQPVRVGYAALVVILLGLLYQLPGLAPWLLAVAVLWWMAATYLVLTYPQSSRLWGGAGGSLLIGLAILLPSWQALILLKQWELGNWLILAVMILVWAADIGAYFSGKTFGKRKLAPQVSPGKSWEGLIGGLLTSLVITLAVGVYRGWSARELILALLGAALVVAISVIGDLTESMFKRSSGIKDSSQLLPGHGGVMDRIDSLTAAIPVFVVLLWLAGWGAL, encoded by the coding sequence ATGCTGAAGCAGCGAATCATCACCGCAGCCATTCTGCTGCCCATTGCGATCATCGGTTTCTTCCTACTCGAGGGGCTTGCCTTCGCGGTCTTCATTGGTCTGGTTGTAGCGCTGGGGGCTTGGGAGTGGGCGCGGATGGCGGGTTTTACCAGCCAGCCGGTACGCGTCGGTTATGCCGCACTGGTGGTGATTCTGCTAGGCCTGCTCTACCAGCTGCCGGGATTGGCGCCGTGGCTGCTGGCGGTGGCCGTACTCTGGTGGATGGCGGCCACCTACCTGGTATTGACCTACCCGCAAAGCAGCCGCCTGTGGGGCGGGGCGGGTGGTAGTCTGCTGATCGGCCTGGCGATCCTGCTTCCGTCGTGGCAGGCGCTGATCCTGCTCAAGCAGTGGGAGCTGGGCAACTGGCTGATCCTGGCTGTGATGATCCTGGTATGGGCCGCCGACATCGGTGCCTATTTTTCCGGCAAGACCTTTGGCAAGCGAAAGCTCGCTCCGCAGGTCAGCCCTGGCAAGAGCTGGGAGGGGCTGATCGGCGGTCTGCTGACCAGTCTTGTGATCACCTTGGCTGTGGGTGTCTATCGTGGCTGGTCGGCGCGCGAGTTGATCCTCGCACTTCTCGGCGCCGCGCTGGTAGTGGCGATCTCGGTGATCGGTGACCTCACCGAAAGCATGTTCAAACGCAGTTCAGGCATCAAGGACAGCAGCCAGCTGCTGCCCGGACATGGCGGTGTGATGGATCGCATCGATAGTCTCACCGCGGCCATTCCGGTCTTCGTTGTGTTGCTATGGCTTGCCGGTTGGGGCGCATTGTGA
- the ispC gene encoding 1-deoxy-D-xylulose-5-phosphate reductoisomerase: MSRPLQITILGATGSIGLSTLDVVARHPDRYDVFALTGFSRLAELRALCLKHRPRYAVVGDQAQARILQDQLHADGVSTRVLDGEGGLSEVAAHPEVDVVMAAIVGAAGLKPTLAAVQSGKRVLLANKEALVMSGALFMQALRDSGAVLLPIDSEHNAIFQCLPTDYSQGLGTVGVRRILLTASGGPFREMAPDLLSDVTPEQACAHPNWSMGRKISVDSASMMNKGLELIEACWLFDARPHQVEVVIHPQSVIHSMVDYVDGSVLAQLGNPDMRTPIAHALAWPERIESGVSALDLLRVGRLDFQAPDDRRFPCLRLARTAAEVGGTAPAMLNAANEVAVDAFLNRRIRFTEIASIIDDVLNHEASVPTVCLEDVLAADRRARDVAGQWLYRNGR, from the coding sequence GTGAGTCGACCTTTGCAGATCACCATATTGGGCGCGACCGGCTCGATCGGCCTGAGCACGCTCGATGTCGTCGCCCGCCATCCGGATCGCTACGATGTTTTCGCCCTGACCGGCTTCAGTCGGCTTGCCGAGCTGCGTGCGCTCTGCCTCAAGCACCGACCACGCTATGCGGTCGTTGGTGATCAGGCGCAGGCGCGGATACTGCAGGATCAGCTGCATGCCGATGGCGTCAGCACTCGCGTGCTGGACGGCGAAGGTGGGTTGAGCGAAGTGGCAGCGCACCCGGAGGTGGACGTGGTAATGGCCGCCATCGTCGGGGCGGCAGGGTTGAAGCCTACGCTCGCGGCGGTGCAGTCCGGCAAGCGGGTGCTGCTGGCCAACAAGGAGGCGCTGGTCATGTCCGGTGCCTTGTTCATGCAGGCGTTGCGTGACAGCGGTGCCGTTCTGCTGCCGATCGATAGCGAGCACAACGCGATTTTTCAGTGCCTGCCGACGGACTATTCGCAAGGCCTTGGGACCGTCGGTGTGCGCAGGATCCTGCTCACCGCTTCGGGTGGGCCGTTCCGAGAAATGGCGCCCGACCTTCTGAGCGATGTGACTCCCGAGCAGGCGTGCGCTCATCCCAATTGGTCCATGGGGCGAAAGATCTCGGTGGATTCGGCGAGCATGATGAACAAGGGGCTCGAATTGATCGAGGCCTGCTGGCTGTTCGATGCACGCCCGCATCAGGTCGAGGTGGTCATCCATCCGCAGAGCGTCATTCATTCCATGGTGGACTACGTGGATGGCTCCGTACTGGCGCAGCTGGGCAATCCGGACATGCGCACGCCGATCGCGCATGCGCTGGCCTGGCCGGAGCGGATTGAGTCGGGCGTATCGGCGCTTGATCTGCTGCGGGTCGGGCGTCTGGACTTCCAGGCTCCCGATGATCGGCGTTTCCCTTGTCTGCGACTCGCCCGGACGGCGGCGGAGGTCGGTGGGACCGCGCCGGCAATGCTCAATGCGGCGAACGAGGTGGCCGTCGACGCGTTTCTCAATCGTCGCATCCGTTTCACCGAGATCGCGAGTATCATCGACGACGTGTTGAATCATGAGGCGTCGGTTCCCACCGTTTGCCTCGAAGATGTGTTGGCGGCTGACAGGCGCGCCCGGGATGTCGCCGGGCAGTGGCTGTACCGCAACGGGCGATAG